A window from Chitinophagales bacterium encodes these proteins:
- a CDS encoding gamma carbonic anhydrase family protein, whose product MALILPVQGKSPKFGHNCHIAPNATIVGDVVTGDQCSFWFNAVIRGDVNFIKMGDKVNVQDGACIHCTYQKCGTTIGNNVSIGHNAIVHGCTLHDNVLIGMGAIVMDNAVVHSNTIIAAGAVVLENTICESGSIYAGVPAKKVKDISQELIHGEIERIANNYVKYASWFK is encoded by the coding sequence ATGGCCCTCATTCTCCCCGTTCAAGGTAAGTCACCCAAGTTTGGTCACAATTGTCATATTGCTCCCAACGCAACCATAGTTGGAGATGTGGTCACTGGTGACCAGTGTAGTTTTTGGTTCAATGCCGTTATACGGGGTGATGTGAATTTTATTAAAATGGGGGATAAAGTAAATGTACAGGATGGAGCCTGTATCCATTGCACCTACCAGAAATGTGGTACCACGATAGGTAATAATGTGAGCATCGGTCACAATGCCATAGTACATGGATGTACCCTTCATGATAATGTGCTGATAGGTATGGGTGCGATTGTAATGGACAATGCGGTTGTACATAGCAATACGATCATCGCTGCCGGAGCGGTGGTATTGGAAAATACCATCTGTGAAAGCGGGAGCATTTATGCCGGCGTACCGGCAAAGAAAGTAAAGGATATCTCCCAGGAACTGATCCACGGCGAGATTGAACGGATCGCGAATAATTATGTGAAATACGCTTCCTGGTTTAAATAG